In one window of Nicotiana tabacum cultivar K326 chromosome 12, ASM71507v2, whole genome shotgun sequence DNA:
- the LOC142166785 gene encoding chaperone protein dnaJ 11, chloroplastic-like: MASTSFFFLSTSITGSKFSAGTPLTPPSSVSFRQQRSFSVSAAYSTAERTTASSNIASQSSLYEVLGLQAGATTHEIKSAYRRLARILHPDVVRFQQNSSAADFIRVQSAYATLSDPEKRAKYDRTLFGNRFGRSVGVSSAGARSHYTTRRKWETEQCW, encoded by the coding sequence ATGGcttctacttcttttttttttctctcaacttcaaTTACCGGCTCCAAATTTTCCGCCGGTACGCCACTAACACCACCGAGCTCCGTCAGCTTCCGGCAGCAGCGATCGTTCTCTGTTTCCGCCGCTTACTCCACCGCCGAAAGGACTACAGCTAGCTCTAACATCGCCTCACAGTCATCGTTGTATGAAGTTCTAGGACTTCAAGCTGGTGCTACTACTCATGAAATTAAGTCTGCTTACCGGAGATTAGCCAGAATTTTGCATCCCGATGTCGTCCGATTTCAGCAGAATTCGTCAGCAGCTGACTTTATTAGAGTTCAATCAGCTTATGCTACTCTCTCCGATCCAGAGAAACGTGCCAAATATGATCGGACACTATTTGGGAATAGATTTGGACGATCTGTCGGAGTATCGTCGGCGGGAGCTCGTAGCCATTACACTACTCGCCGGAAGTGGGAAACCGAACAATGTT